The following coding sequences are from one Nitrospirota bacterium window:
- a CDS encoding glycosyltransferase family 39 protein codes for MSKKESITVSLFTILAPLALYLLRSADTNFTLRWPWLFEGPGSAVILLLLVPGIILITILARALSKNRYFEQYPVTFLFTLSFISAAVFWIEPQFNIDTSRYFIQAKHLELYGIRYFFSEWGRDITAWTDSPVLPFIYGLIFRFAGEKIIYIEIFTTLLFSLTVVLTYLTGKTLWDEKTGFYGGLFLLGIPYLFTQVPLMMVDVPTMFFLTLSIFSFINVMEQGGTRRIIFSSIAVFLAMFSKYSTWPMLSVLAVILAVYVRRDPKKMVLRGAAVVLITTMLTALAVALKYNVISEQFGILTGYQVTVLGEWTESFTSAFLFQTHPFITLSAICSVWIAIRKRDSRYAIICYLPIILIIFQIKLLRYIIPLFPMLTLTASYGLKEIRDIRLRRFIVLCTVLTSLLLAYSLYLPFLQRHTSMNLKNAGQALNTLDIKAIEVFTLPQKGSDVNPAISVPILDLYTDKEIFYDYRLNSALIKRPPEEEILNSPTRFTWEYRNPAFYAPKGRNLPEETAVVVISDSPAPQLPEYVRQRTKGKRVYRIFKTSTPGMLKYKTIVTIYN; via the coding sequence ATGAGCAAAAAAGAGTCCATAACAGTCTCTCTCTTCACCATCCTTGCACCACTTGCACTCTATCTGCTCCGCTCTGCAGACACCAACTTCACCCTCCGGTGGCCGTGGCTGTTTGAGGGGCCCGGCAGTGCCGTGATACTGCTCCTCCTCGTCCCCGGCATTATCCTGATAACAATACTTGCCCGGGCACTCTCCAAAAACCGGTATTTTGAACAATACCCCGTCACATTCCTCTTCACACTCTCATTTATCTCTGCAGCGGTCTTCTGGATTGAACCCCAGTTTAACATTGATACCTCAAGATATTTCATTCAGGCCAAGCACCTGGAGCTGTACGGCATCAGGTATTTTTTCAGTGAATGGGGCCGGGATATCACGGCGTGGACGGACTCGCCTGTACTCCCCTTCATCTACGGCCTGATCTTCAGATTTGCAGGCGAAAAGATTATTTATATCGAGATATTCACAACCCTTCTGTTTTCCCTTACAGTGGTGCTCACCTATTTAACCGGAAAGACCCTGTGGGATGAAAAAACAGGTTTTTACGGCGGATTATTCCTTCTCGGCATCCCTTATCTCTTCACGCAGGTGCCGCTCATGATGGTAGATGTCCCGACCATGTTTTTTCTTACCCTCTCCATATTCAGCTTCATTAATGTCATGGAGCAGGGAGGCACGCGGAGAATCATCTTCTCATCCATTGCGGTCTTTCTTGCCATGTTCTCAAAGTATTCGACCTGGCCGATGCTCTCTGTCCTGGCAGTCATACTTGCGGTCTACGTGAGAAGGGACCCGAAAAAGATGGTCTTGAGGGGGGCTGCCGTGGTCCTGATAACAACAATGCTTACTGCATTGGCAGTGGCGCTGAAATACAATGTCATTTCAGAGCAGTTCGGAATCCTTACGGGTTATCAGGTAACGGTCCTGGGCGAATGGACCGAGTCTTTTACATCCGCCTTCCTCTTCCAGACCCATCCCTTTATCACCCTTTCAGCCATATGCTCAGTCTGGATTGCCATCAGGAAGAGGGACAGCAGATACGCAATCATATGTTACCTGCCCATCATACTCATCATATTCCAGATAAAACTGCTCCGCTACATCATACCGCTGTTTCCAATGCTCACACTGACGGCATCATACGGACTCAAAGAGATCAGGGATATCCGCCTCAGAAGGTTTATAGTCCTCTGCACTGTCCTGACCTCACTCCTTCTCGCATACAGCCTCTACCTCCCCTTCCTGCAGAGGCACACCTCAATGAACCTGAAAAATGCCGGACAGGCCCTGAACACCCTTGACATCAAGGCCATCGAGGTCTTCACCCTGCCGCAAAAGGGCTCTGACGTAAACCCGGCAATCTCGGTGCCAATCCTCGACCTCTATACAGACAAGGAGATTTTTTACGACTACAGGCTCAACTCAGCGCTCATAAAACGTCCTCCTGAAGAGGAGATTTTGAACTCACCCACCAGGTTTACATGGGAATACAGAAACCCCGCATTTTACGCACCCAAAGGCAGGAACCTGCCGGAAGAGACCGCCGTAGTAGTCATCTCGGACAGCCCGGCCCCACAACTCCCGGAGTATGTAAGGCAGCGGACAAAAGGCAAGCGGGTTTACAGGATATTCAAAACATCCACACCAGGCATGTTGAAGTACAAAACCATTGTAACAATATACAATTAG